A DNA window from Schistosoma mansoni, WGS project CABG00000000 data, supercontig 0049, strain Puerto Rico, whole genome shotgun sequence contains the following coding sequences:
- a CDS encoding septate junction protein — MLPDVENKRLFSCIVFFTAFGFCSNFISFVSPYWIQSVPEANSQFQRIGLWTVCFDGYMRPGLYDKAYFGCYYIYYVIYDRIRDWLNPIWLYTIQVTSSCGVLVQFLVMFIVLSQVAGAISKSDLKSLRFIASGHFFTSLTLAAALVAFAVARYDSRWMPYPELNTLSWSYAFGVLSFICTFIGFIISFITYIKLSDLMNQQNTNENLLNDEEKMGISSPPPPPPPISHTSILNEPNYYTEPRYMPDLPQSALSYIDSSNKNWHAKDSEITHNLNKQNDHFNNSTNSYLNT; from the exons ATGCTTCCCGATGTTGAAAATAAACGTTTGTTTTCATGTATAGTATTTTTTACTGCTTTCGGATTTTGCTCAAACTTCATTTCTTTTGTCTCACCTTATTGGATCCAGTCAGTTCCAGAAGCTAACAGCCAATTCCAGAGAATAGGTCTTTGGACTGTTTGTTTTGATGGATATATGCGACCTGGGTTATATGATAAGGCATATTTCGGCTGCTACTACATTTATTATGTGATCTATGACCGTATAAGAGATTGGCTAAATCCAA TATGGTTATATACAATACAAGTTACTTCATCTTGTGGAGTTTTGGTACAGTTTTTGGTAATGTTTATCGTCCTGAGTCAAGTAGCCGGTGCAATTTCTAAATCTGACCTCAAAAGTCTAAGATTTATCGCTTCAGGACATTTCTTCACAA GTTTAACACTAGCTGCTGCATTAGTAGCATTTGCTGTAGCTAGATATGATAGTCGTTGGATGCCTTATCCTGAATTGAATACATTATCATGGTCTTATGCTTTCGGAGTTTTAAGTTTTATTTGTACATTTATCGGTTTCATAATAAGTTTTATTACATATATTAAATTGAGTGATTTAATGAATCAACAGAATACAAATGAAAATCTACTAAATGATGAAGAGAAAATGGGTATTAgttcaccaccaccaccaccaccaccaatatCACATACTTCTATATTAAATGAACCAAATTATTATACAGAACCACGTTATATGCCTGATCTACCACAATCAGCATTAAGTTATATTGATAGTTCAAATAAAAATTGGCATGCAAAAGATTCTGAAATTACacataatttaaataaacaaaatgatcattttaataattcaaCAAATTCATATTTGAATACTTGA